TTTAATTCAATGGAGCATTTGCATATTCATCTAGCTTATGAAGCAATAGCAGGAGGTCCCATTCAATATCGATGGATGTATCCTTTCGAGAGGTATTTATTTACATATTATTATGCACAAGTATTAATTGGTTGTATTAATTATGAGTTAAtgatattttatcattttaggTACTTGGGGAGGTTGAAACGAATGGTTAAAAACAAATCACGGGTAGAAGGGTCTATTTGTGAAGCATATCTATGTCAAGAGACTTCTCATTTTTGTTCATACTACTTTGAGTCTCATGTCCAATCAGCGAGAAATAGAGTTGGTCGAAATGACGCTGGAAGTCATGATGATGTAGATCCACAAAATTTATCAATCTTCAGTCATCCTGGTCGAACAGCTGGAACTTCAAGGAGTCGATATTTAACTGATATGGAATCAGCTGCTGCCCATTTGCATATCCTACTTAATTGTGACGAAGTTAAACCATTCATTGAGTACGTTCGTTTATTGTAGTTTGAGTATTCTTTTAATTCAATAATATATTTACTAATATAGTTATTAATGTCAGACGCTTTGAGCAACATTTGGAGGCATCCTTTCCTAATATCTCTCAAGCTGATATTGATGGTAGGATTGCATCTGAGTTTCCAACTTGGTTTCGATCTTATGTGagtgtttttagtttttaacatTAATATTACATGAGTTAAAGTTATACTTGTGAAATATAAACTCTAATAGGTTTATACTTGATAATGATAGGTTCATGATAGAAATAACATGGTAGACGATCAATTATTGCATCACTTAGCATGGGGTCCTAAGAGAAAGGTGGAGACATGGCCTATTTACTTTGTCAATGGCTTTAAGTTTCATACAAAAGAGTG
This is a stretch of genomic DNA from Lotus japonicus ecotype B-129 chromosome 1, LjGifu_v1.2. It encodes these proteins:
- the LOC130731673 gene encoding uncharacterized protein LOC130731673, which produces MPDGYASNLSRCVNIREGNFIGMKSHDCHIFMERLLPIAFSALPLQVWKPIAELSKYFKDLCSSTLQLSDLLLMEQNIIITTCKLERIFPPGFFNSMEHLHIHLAYEAIAGGPIQYRWMYPFERYLGRLKRMVKNKSRVEGSICEAYLCQETSHFCSYYFESHVQSARNRVGRNDAGSHDDVDPQNLSIFSHPGRTAGTSRSRYLTDMESAAAHLHILLNCDEVKPFIERFEQHLEASFPNISQADIDGRIASEFPTWFRSYVSVFSF